The Hyphomicrobiales bacterium nucleotide sequence TTGCGATACAGATGCCATGTTGCATGCCCGAGCACCGGCATCACCACCGCGAGGCCGACGAACAACGGCGCTGAACCGATCACCAGCAGGCCGGCGACGATAAAGCCCCACAGCAACATCGTCACGGGATTGGCCAGACTGACCCTGACCGAGGTTTGAATGGCCGCCGTTGCGCCGACGTTCCGGTCCAGAAGCAGCGGGAATGAGATCGCGCTGACGGCCAGGACCACGAGGGCAAAAATGAAGCCCACGCCGCAGCCGACGATGATCAGGGTCCAACCCGCCGGGGTCGCGAAAACCTGCTGCGCGAACTCCAGAATCGACACCGGCATCACGCTACCGAAGATTGCCCAATAGATAAGTTGAGCCGCGGCGAGCCATGCGAAATAGAGCCCCCCGAGAACGACGCTAAGCACCACGATCGAGCCCAGCGACGGGGATTGGAAGATT carries:
- a CDS encoding DUF2189 domain-containing protein gives rise to the protein MANEETIATAAAGPARLNIRTIGPADLMDALAKGLDDFKHKPSHILLLVVIYPVIGLFAARIAAGYDVLPFVFPLVSGFALIGPLAAIGLYEMSRRREAGLDPSWQDAFEIFQSPSLGSIVVLSVVLGGLYFAWLAAAQLIYWAIFGSVMPVSILEFAQQVFATPAGWTLIIVGCGVGFIFALVVLAVSAISFPLLLDRNVGATAAIQTSVRVSLANPVTMLLWGFIVAGLLVIGSAPLFVGLAVVMPVLGHATWHLYRKAVE